AAGAGGGAGACTGGTTTCTAGAAGAAGGCTGCTTCTTCAGTACCCAAATGTTTCCCCGCCGCGCCTAGAATCAGACCACTAAGAAACAGGAAGTATTCTGTCCCTTTAATAGCTTTGTTTTGGGGGTGACTCCCCTCCCCGTGTGGGGAGACTTGGAAAGGACAGGCGCAATCCTCGATGGGGAGTCTCAGCGACCGTGGGGGGCACCATCCACTGTAAAACAGACGACACCGGTGGGGGAGCGTTAGTTTAGGGCACGATAGGATGGACCCTGCAGAGGGTTtgcagggggcgggggctgggccgCGTAGGGCTCCTACCACAGGGAGGCCGCGAAGGGGGAACCCAGCCTGTACCAGGTCGAGAAGCTGGGGGGAACGCTCAGATTCTGGACCGGCACTGGATTTAACcagcaggaggcagcaggagggtgGAATAAGGACGTCCAGCTTCAGCATCGGACCGAACTACGTGAAGGTattcatggggtgggggggtctggGCCAAACCATATTGAGAAGCTAGAGAGGTGGCCGTGAGATCACAGGGTCGAACCACAGGGAGGCAGTAGAAAGGGAAGGGGATTGTACCATGTTGATTTtcaggaagggtgtgtgtgtcaGATTATGGAACAGCATGAGATTGTACCACATGGAAACAGGGAAGGGATCCGGGCTGTACCATTTTGGAAAGCCATCGTGATAGAAACCACGGCCCAGTAGGAAGCCAGGGAGCTCGCGTTATATACCAAGTTACAAGTTGCAAgcagtgaaaaggaaagacaaatcaCGGACCAGCAATGGTCTATGGCTTTGAGGTGGACTGTACCATTTTGACACATACGTAGAGGGGAGAAAGCGAGTGCGAGCTCAGGAGGCTGGACCATACAGAAACAGCAAAGGGGTGGGTAGGATTGTATCATATTGAGAAAAGAAGGCGAGACACATAGGCGAATTAGACCAAGacgtgcgggggaggggggatggtgCAGACTGGACCATACCATGCAGTCGGTAATTGGGGCCTCGGCAGCGCCTCTCGGGGTGCCGCGGGTCCCTGTTGCCCCTCAAGGCCCTGTGGGCCAAGGGCTGCAGGGGCCGGCCGTTACCGCTGAGGCTCTGGAAGATCTGGGACGGAGGATTCTGGCTCAGGAGTCTCAGGGAGTGCATCTGCCGCGGAACGGGGTGGGAAACCGAGAGTGAATAATGCACGGTCCTGGCGAATGGTCACAGAGGAAGCCCCGCCCCCGGAGCAGGTGGGCGGGGTCTTATTCGGCCCCCGCCCAACCCCAAAGGTTGTGTGACCCTCCTAGCAGCCAgacaaggaaggaggaggagcgtGGGTGAGGCCAAGAGGGATGCCCAGGCCAGGGAATGGGTTGGCCAGTCTGGAGGGGGCAGACAGAGGGTCACCTGGAGGGAGGTGATATTGAGGGCCCGGTCAATGAGGATCCAGGTGACAGTCTCTGAGCAGGGGGGTGTGCTGAGAGAGCCCTGATAAGTGATGAAGCCAAAGGATTCGGGGAACAGGAGCTCCAGGCTCAGGTCTTGAAGAAAGTAGGCATCATCTGCAGGAATACCAGGCTGGAGTGAGGAGCAGTACCCCCCTTGAACTCCCCTCCTGTGCACACactgctccccccccaccaaTGCACCAGGGACTTACTCTTGTAGGAGATTCGGGTGATGGTGTCCCGGTTAAGGAGGCGGCTGAGGAAGGGGTTCGAGCTGCCAGCCACCTGTGTGGGGGTACGAGGTGAGGAGGTAGGAATCCAGAAGTCCAAGGCCCCaatcccttcctcccccaggaccCAGGACTCTGGGCCTCCCACATTCCCTCTTCCCCAGACCTGATTCCAGGCacccagcccttccctccctcagAATCTTGCCTGGGCTCACATTGACAAAGAGGCTGAGAATGGCCAGGCCATTGGGGCCCCGGGAGGCGGCACTGAGGTTCCCGTAGAGTTCTTGGTTGAAGTGGATGAGCTGTACCTGGGAGGAGAGTACAGAGTGGGGTCCCCTagcagaaggggaggagagaatgggTGCAGCTCTGGACCCCTGGGGTCCCAAGTCAGGTTAAAGATTAGtgctttgggggggggcagttctGTGAAGGAGGGTGGGGTGAGGCATTAAGAGAAAGGTCAGGCGGGAGGAATTGGGTCAACTCAGGGTGAAGGTCAAGGGTCAGAGGTCAGTGGCCACCACCTCAGCAGAGAAGCCCTGGTGGTTGATCTGGTGTTCAGAGCCAGCTCCATCACGTGCTCCAAATAGCAGTCGCAGTTCACTGAGTCGGTGGCTATAGAGGAGGGGACCCCCAGACACATTGACCACGGGTCGGGGTGCAGGCAGGAAGGAGACATGGCGGCCGGTGTTGTACAGTGTTCCCCGGAGCTGCAGGAGAGGTGGAAGCCGTCACAGGGACAAAGAGGGAAGGTCTTTTGCCTCCTGTGTTCCACTCCTACATTTCCTGCTTCCACCAATCATTTAATCATTCAGCATAGTTGGAACACCAGTGACTTCCCAGGGTCTGTTCTGGCCCGTGACAGGTGCTCGGTATCGGTGAATTTATTcaactaacaaatatttattgagctgctACTATGTGCCATGGATGCCAGGAGGAGAGCAATGAACAATTAGACAAAAACCCTGGGCCTCATGGAACTCGCGTCCTAATGGAGCAGAGGTAGACAATAAATAATGAACCATATAAGTAACGGCTTAATTAATTACATCTTATGCTCATGCGGGGGAGAACTGAGAGCTCTGAGAAGGTAAAATGGGAAACCCAGCCTAGATTGGGGTAGGGGGTGGTGGGATGAGGAAGGGCCTTcatgagaaagtgacatttgaatgGAGACCTAAAGGATCAGTAGGAATTCGTTGcaaagagcagggagaagggcctTCCGggaagaggaaacagcaagtgcaaaggccctgaggtagactGTTTCAGTGCTAGTGAAGGGGCCAGTGGGACCAAGATGATAGGAGCCAGATGGTACAGGGCCTTGTGGGCAATGATGGGATGTTCtgtattcttatttaaataattatttgattatttaaatatagatatatataatctCATACCTGGCACAGTGCCAGGAACATAGTACTTGCTATTTAGGTGTTTGTTAGTATTACTTATCCCAATAGAAAGGTTTTGAGCAGGAGAGTGGCATGAtctgctttgtgtttttaaacatCTCTCTAGCTGTGGGGTGGAGAATGGATTGCAGTAGGCAGAAAACCAGGCCAGCTAGCACACTCTGGCATCCATCCAGGTGCAAGGTGACGGTGGGGGCAGTGGAGGAGACACAAAGTGACAAGATCTGAATGATATTTAGCAGGGAGACTAAAAAGGACCCAGGCTGGACATGGGAATGAGGGCGAGAACGGGTTGGGAATAGCACCCGGATTTTGGCAGGGGCAGCTGAGTGAAGAGGGGTGCCAGCTCTTATAGGAAATGGGATTGGAAAGTGGGCAGGAGCCTGGATGCTAGGACcacactgcctgggtttgaatcccagtgcTGACActtcagctgtgtgacctcagacaagtaacttaatctctgtgcctcagtttctgcagCCTTAAAATAAGGTGAATAGTAGCATCTATCTCATGGGGTGGTTGGGAGGATTAGCAAGCTGATCAAGCTTTAAAAACCCTGCCTGGCACGGGGAACAGTCTGTTACCATTGCTTTTACAGACACGGAAAAACTAGGAAACCACGTTTGGGGAGGAAAGAACAGGTGATCTATTTTAGAGTGTAAGGAGCCTCCTTTCCACCCAGTGTGTACCCCTCCTTTCCCCAGGCAGGCCTTCCACctcagcaccccacccccactcatgcccACCCCCAGGGGATTCGGTAACCCCTCCCCGCAGGCCCCTTACCTTCTCTCCCCCAGTGCTGAGTCTCAGTGGGGGCAGAAAGGGGTCATAAAGGACCCTCTTCAGCTCCACATCCACGGGGCTCTGCCGCTTCCCCACAGCACACAGACTCCAGGCTGCATTCACCAGGCCCCAGAAAGGAGGccctggaggcaggggtggggcagagaggaaagggggtCAGAAATAGGGACTGGATCCCAAAGCTGGGATCCGCTAAAAAGGCTGTGTTTTGGACTCCCAGATCtcaggagaggaagagcaggggatgggggctcctgggtctgagggaggagggggctgggatgCAGAATCCTGGGTCCTAGAAGAATCCTGGAGGAGTTTCCAAAGACCATCTAGCACCCTTCTTAATCAAACCGATCTTCAATTAAGTCATTGGGGGGAAGGAACTACAACTCCCAGCAGCCCTGAGGGTAGCCAGCCTACTCATCCGCAGCCTGCCTGCCCCAGAGCCCATGGGAGTTGTAGTTCTTTCAGTCTCCCTTGTCCCACAGCTGGATGATGAATGTACCGGGGAGAGGAGTTGCAGGAGAAGGCTGGACAAGGCAGGGGACCCGGCCAGTGAACCTCTGGTTCCCAGCAGCAGCCAGACCTACCTGCCTTTTTCCCTGCAAAcccacacacacgctctctcttgCACCCCCACGCTTCTTCCTTCCACTCACTCCCACTCACTACTTGAAATGCGCATTTATAATGTCCCATGGTGAGCTGCTGGGGTTCAGAGGCTGGGCCCAACtccggagggagggaggagggaaggaaggggctgggACTCCTGGGTCCTGAGAGGAGAgggctcctgggtctgaggaAGGAGGCACCCGGCAGCCCCGACTCCTGGGTCCCCGCCCTGGCTGCACCTGGCACGAAGTTTCCCTGGAGATTATCCTTGTAGCTCCACCAGTCCTCGGGGTCAGGTGCAGGTCCAATGTGAGCTGGGGAGAGAGCAGCCTGAACCCCTCTCCttggcaccccacccccacctctccgtCAGGAGCTCCCGCCCCAACCCCCGGGCCTTACCTGCTGCCCCCAGTGCGGCCCAGAGTACCAGCGCTCGAGGGGCGCTCAGACGAGCTGCAACCCCCATCCCTGGGAGGCCTCTGAGCAACCCCTTCCCAATGCCCTGGCCCCCTCTCTcagctcctccttcccccctctgTGGGACCCTGTCCCTCCAGGACTTccagcctgcctctcctccctcgaGGGAGTCCCGTTCCCCAAACACCGAGGCAGCGGGGGGACTGAGACCCCCCAAATCcactcctctctgctctccccgctctctgtgcctctcctccttcctctcctcttttccccaACCCTCCAGTCTCCCTCTACCTCCCGATCTTCCtactcctttctctgcctcctgttcTCCCCGGGGTTACCTCCTGGTTTCTAATCCACACCCCCTCTTCGCTCTCTTTTCTTCCAGCTCCCCCGAGCCACCTAACCCCATGTCTccatcctgcttctctctcctcctccggGTCTCCCCCGTCTCCAGCTTCTTTCTCGCCcagtctccccacctcctcctcttctgcctctcctgtttctccgtctctctcttccctcgtccctgctccctcctccccctccctctctgatctctctctgggtgttatttaatttttttttgtcgttgttgttggggggggggtgatctCACAGCAGCAAACACTCCTCGGACTGGTGGGAGGGGGGTGCCCAAGGGGCAGGATGGAGGGGTCATCGGGGGCTGATCCCCAGCTTCCAGCTGCGCGGGGGTGAGGGGCGGGGAATGGGGGGGTGGCCCGGACACCTGGGGCCCGGAGCTGGCAGTTCCCATCCTCCGCGGAAGGGAGAAGGGGGGGCGCTTAAGGTGGAGCTGGGGGAGTCCTCCAAAGTCTCGGTGCCCGGGGCCGCCGGCGCCGGAGGATCCGGGGTCCTCCGGCTCATGGGGACCCGGGTTGGAGCCTGCCGCAGCACCTGCAGCCCCCGCCCAATGCTCCAGTCGGCCTCGGCTGGGGGCCGCCTTAACGGGGCTGAGGGATCCCCTGGGAGACCAGGGTGCGGTGCGGGCAGCTGAccaggagggggaggcagagaccTGGAGAGGGACAGAGCGCCGGGAGGAGGAGCCGGGGAGGCCGAGGCGCGGCCGCCGGAGATGAGGTCGGAGAACTGCAGAGGctcaggaagggaaggggagcccGAAGTAGATGCGGGGTGCCATGgcggagggagaggtgggggggtcGGGGACGGGGTGTgggcgagagagacagagacacacagtgagagagagatacGGGTAgagtgatagagagagagggagagatactGATGGAGGCCGAGGGAGAAATACAGAGACACACACTTAGCCATAGGAGCAGAGACACCCAGCCCGCGGGTCAGAGACGCGAGAACAAGCTGCCAggcccggggggtgggggtggggagagacagaaaccGAGAAGAGatccaaagacagagagacacagccaaccctaaagagagagacatagaaaggcagagaaagaggcagacacacacacacacacacacacacacacacacacacacgtgcccatCTCTGAGTAGAGACCCTCATGTAGAGAAAGAGATCaccagagaggaagagatggCAGGGacccagagacagggagagagaaacagaccaagGGACATCAAGGGAGAGCACAGAGTCAGAAAGACAGGCATTCAGATAGAGAATTGGGACCTAGAGATGGaggggacagagacagccagagagagtcagaaatggacagagacagagaagactCAAGAACGAAAGGTATGTACTATGTACTGCTTATCCATGGCCGCagaacaaattaccccaaaactcagtggcttggACCAACAAGCATTTACTGTCTGTGagtttgggagtggcttagcTGGGGGGCTCGGTTCAGGGCCTCACGTGAGGGTCCAGTGAGGCCCTTGACCAGAGTGCAGTGACCTGGAGGCTCGACTGGGGCTGAGGAGCTCTTCCAAGCCTCTCTTGAGGGCTATAGGGGTGCTGGCGTGACCTCACAACATGGCTGCTGGCTTCCCCCAGCGACtgatatgagagagagagagagagagagatgtcttATATGACCTCATCTCCAGAATCACACACCATCACTTCTATTTTACTCCGTTCATCAGAAACGAGTCACTAAGTCTGGCCCACACTCAGAGGGAAAGAGATTAGGCTCCTCCTTTTGATGAGAAGAGTATCCAAGAATTTataggtttgttttattttttattttttaatttttaaaaaagattttattttttttttaagagagagagaggagagagcacaagcaggggagcggctgaggggagagggagaagcaggctccccactgaccagggagccctatacggggctcgatcccaggatgccaggatcatgacctgagctgaaggcggacgcttaaccgactgagccacccaggtgcctctatagGCTTGTTTTAAAACCTTCACaggttggggcccctgggtggctcagtcagtgaagcgtccgactcttggttttggctcgggtcatgatctcagggtcatgggatcaagcccctcgtggagccccgtgtcggggcagtggaaagtctgcttggaattttctctctccctctcctcctgcccacgcccccccccccatgctcactccctctttctctccaaataagtaaataaatctgaaaaaaaaatcaagattttacttaaaaaaaaatcacagttgagagggaagagggagacagaacaaTGGGGAGAGACAGACCCATGAGGCTTACAGGTCAGTGGGACACTTACTCAGAAATGCAGTAACATATGGAGAGAGAAGTCTGGAGAGGGAGGGAACTGTGGAGATAGGGAAAAGgggcaagacaaagaaaatagCAATAGCATCATCGTCGTCGTCATAAGTTACAGTAATACATAAAGTACCCAGGCAAAGTTCTGAGCGCTTTCTGTGAACTCACGCCTGTCAGCCTCACAGCTGCCCGATGGAGGAGAGGCTGttagcccatttcacagatgggcaaACCAAGTGTCAGAGGGCAcaggtgacttgccca
This genomic window from Ursus arctos isolate Adak ecotype North America unplaced genomic scaffold, UrsArc2.0 scaffold_19, whole genome shotgun sequence contains:
- the CA11 gene encoding carbonic anhydrase-related protein 11 isoform X2, with protein sequence MGVAARLSAPRALVLWAALGAAAHIGPAPDPEDWWSYKDNLQGNFVPAWSLCAVGKRQSPVDVELKRVLYDPFLPPLRLSTGGEKLRGTLYNTGRHVSFLPAPRPVVNVSGGPLLYSHRLSELRLLFGARDGAGSEHQINHQGFSAEVQLIHFNQELYGNLSAASRGPNGLAILSLFVNVAGSSNPFLSRLLNRDTITRISYKNDAYFLQDLSLELLFPESFGFITYQGSLSTPPCSETVTWILIDRALNITSLQMHSLRLLSQNPPSQIFQSLSGNGRPLQPLAHRALRGNRDPRHPERRCRGPNYRLHVDGAPHGR
- the CA11 gene encoding carbonic anhydrase-related protein 11 isoform X1 is translated as MGVAARLSAPRALVLWAALGAAAHIGPAPDPEDWWSYKDNLQGNFVPGPPFWGLVNAAWSLCAVGKRQSPVDVELKRVLYDPFLPPLRLSTGGEKLRGTLYNTGRHVSFLPAPRPVVNVSGGPLLYSHRLSELRLLFGARDGAGSEHQINHQGFSAEVQLIHFNQELYGNLSAASRGPNGLAILSLFVNVAGSSNPFLSRLLNRDTITRISYKNDAYFLQDLSLELLFPESFGFITYQGSLSTPPCSETVTWILIDRALNITSLQMHSLRLLSQNPPSQIFQSLSGNGRPLQPLAHRALRGNRDPRHPERRCRGPNYRLHVDGAPHGR